From the genome of Neisseria lisongii, one region includes:
- a CDS encoding chloride channel protein, translated as MTQQKKLWAALLLTGIVGGVVGMVLTELMHFIQHHAYGYTAFGADGTPISFREGAEQAAPLRRLAVLAGCGVAVGCGWWALQRFGRPLVSIQTALKRPLAGLPFGETVCHALLQIITVALGSPLGREVAPREMSSAFASLWIKRLGLDEDSARLLIACASGAGLAAVYNVPLAGTLFVLETLLGVWTQQAVAAALLTSVLATAVARLGLGDVQQYPLPELAVNQALLWWAAAVGPLLGGAAILFQRTAKPFPLLKRDNIRMVPLALAAFVAIGFISMFVPEILGNGKAGNQLVFAGLIDWQGSLTLTALKWAAVLLALAAGAYGGLITPSMMLGSTLAFASAALWNTFLPHMPSETAAVVGATVFLGVSMNMPLTAVVFILELTRAPAALLMPLCAGMATAVAAEKAWKSRYSGFTLK; from the coding sequence GCATTGTCGGCGGCGTGGTCGGCATGGTGCTGACCGAACTGATGCACTTTATCCAGCACCACGCCTACGGCTATACCGCATTCGGGGCAGACGGAACGCCTATTTCTTTTCGGGAGGGCGCAGAACAGGCCGCACCGCTGCGGCGTTTGGCGGTGTTGGCAGGCTGCGGGGTTGCAGTCGGCTGCGGCTGGTGGGCTTTGCAGCGTTTCGGCAGACCGCTGGTCAGTATTCAGACGGCCTTGAAGCGGCCGCTGGCAGGTTTGCCGTTTGGCGAAACCGTGTGCCATGCGCTGCTGCAGATTATCACTGTGGCGCTGGGTTCGCCGTTGGGGCGGGAAGTTGCCCCGAGGGAAATGAGTTCGGCGTTTGCCTCGCTGTGGATTAAACGCTTGGGGCTGGACGAAGACAGCGCCCGCCTGCTGATTGCCTGCGCTTCCGGTGCCGGTTTGGCGGCGGTGTATAACGTGCCGCTGGCAGGAACGCTGTTTGTGCTGGAAACCCTGCTGGGCGTGTGGACGCAGCAGGCGGTGGCGGCGGCGTTGCTCACTTCGGTATTGGCAACGGCGGTGGCCCGCCTCGGTTTGGGCGATGTGCAGCAATATCCCTTGCCCGAATTGGCAGTCAATCAGGCTTTGCTGTGGTGGGCGGCGGCAGTCGGGCCGCTGCTGGGCGGTGCGGCAATACTGTTTCAGCGTACGGCCAAACCGTTTCCCCTGCTCAAGCGGGACAATATCCGCATGGTGCCGCTGGCATTGGCGGCATTTGTTGCGATTGGTTTCATCAGCATGTTTGTTCCCGAAATTCTGGGCAACGGCAAAGCGGGCAATCAGCTGGTGTTTGCCGGTTTGATTGACTGGCAGGGCAGCCTGACGCTGACGGCATTGAAATGGGCGGCGGTTTTGCTGGCGCTGGCGGCCGGTGCATACGGCGGCCTGATTACGCCCTCGATGATGCTCGGCAGCACGCTGGCGTTTGCGTCCGCCGCTTTGTGGAACACATTTTTGCCGCACATGCCGTCTGAAACCGCCGCCGTGGTCGGGGCAACCGTATTTTTGGGCGTGTCGATGAACATGCCGCTGACCGCCGTGGTGTTTATCTTAGAGCTGACCCGTGCGCCCGCCGCCCTCTTAATGCCGCTGTGCGCAGGCATGGCTACCGCCGTTGCCGCCGAAAAGGCTTGGAAAAGCCGCTATAGTGGATTCACTTTAAAGTAG
- a CDS encoding DMT family transporter codes for MLYLIAALLIWSSSFVAAKYAYTMLDPALMVEARLLIAALLALPFCRRHFGKIPKNKRKTLLWLVFVNYVLVLLGQFIGVKYTSAASAATIVGLEPVLMVFVGHFFFRDKAAWYHWVCGLAAFAGVAVMIAGGSEAGGGIDLRGCLLVLLSGFAFSMVFRPTQKFIAEVGAPAFSAVSFVAAAVLCLPFSLLLAESYRINWNWQGMAALLYLGVGASWLAYRLWNKGIGSVSANVSGILTALEPVFGVCMAVLLLGERISPVSGIGIFIVISATFFAVLIPKIILKNNR; via the coding sequence ATGCTTTACCTGATTGCGGCGCTGCTGATTTGGAGCAGTTCGTTTGTGGCGGCGAAATATGCCTACACCATGCTCGATCCGGCGCTGATGGTGGAAGCGAGGCTGCTGATTGCCGCTTTGCTGGCATTGCCGTTTTGCCGCCGCCATTTCGGCAAAATTCCGAAAAACAAACGCAAAACGCTGTTGTGGCTGGTATTTGTCAATTATGTGCTGGTGTTGCTGGGGCAGTTTATCGGCGTGAAATACACTTCGGCGGCAAGTGCGGCGACCATCGTCGGTTTGGAACCGGTTTTGATGGTGTTTGTCGGCCATTTCTTTTTTCGCGACAAAGCGGCATGGTATCACTGGGTGTGCGGGCTGGCAGCGTTTGCCGGTGTGGCGGTGATGATTGCGGGCGGGTCGGAAGCGGGCGGCGGGATTGATTTGCGGGGCTGTCTGCTGGTGCTGCTGTCGGGTTTTGCGTTCAGCATGGTGTTCCGCCCGACGCAGAAATTTATCGCCGAAGTCGGCGCACCGGCCTTTAGCGCCGTTTCGTTTGTGGCGGCTGCGGTATTGTGTTTGCCGTTTTCGCTGCTTTTGGCGGAAAGCTACCGCATTAATTGGAACTGGCAGGGCATGGCGGCGCTGCTGTATTTGGGCGTGGGCGCAAGCTGGCTGGCATACCGTTTGTGGAACAAAGGCATCGGCAGCGTGTCGGCGAACGTGTCCGGTATCTTGACGGCGCTCGAACCGGTGTTCGGCGTGTGTATGGCGGTGCTGCTGTTGGGCGAACGGATTTCGCCGGTATCGGGAATCGGCATTTTTATTGTGATTTCCGCCACATTCTTTGCCGTGCTGATTCCGAAAATCATCTTAAAAAATAACCGTTAA
- the purH gene encoding bifunctional phosphoribosylaminoimidazolecarboxamide formyltransferase/IMP cyclohydrolase, with product MASVKRALISLSDKTGVVEFAQTLNRLGVEILSTGGTAKLLAESGVPVIEVADYTGFPEMLDGRVKTLHPKIHGGILGRRDLPEHVAKMEEHGIGNIDLVCVNLYPFAATIAKPDCTLEDAIENIDIGGPTMVRSAAKNWKHVAIVTDTADFPAVAAELEVNGALSDKTRFNLSRKAFSHTAQYDGMIANYLTALSDEKLSGQPESSLFPSQFNQSWVKVQDMRYGENPHQQAAFYRDIAPAAGSLSAYRQLQGKELSYNNIADADAAWEAVKAFDEPACVIVKHANPCGVAVAADTLTAYRLAYATDTTSAFGGIIAFNREVDGETVKQITDNQFMEVLMAPAFTAEALEIAAAKKNVRVLEVPLSAGANRFELKRVGGGLLVQTPDIHQLRAADLKVVSKRQPTEQELKDLLFVWNVAKYVKSNAIVFGKGGQTYGIGAGQMSRVDSTRIAARKAQDAGLDLHGACAASDAFFPFRDGVDVIAEQGIKAIIQPGGSMRDEEVFAAADEHGIAMVITGVRHFRH from the coding sequence ATGGCAAGCGTAAAACGTGCCCTGATCAGTTTGTCCGACAAAACCGGCGTGGTCGAATTTGCCCAAACCCTCAACCGCTTGGGCGTGGAAATCCTGTCCACCGGCGGTACGGCGAAATTATTGGCTGAAAGCGGCGTTCCCGTGATTGAAGTGGCGGATTACACCGGCTTTCCGGAAATGCTCGACGGGCGTGTGAAAACGCTGCACCCGAAAATCCACGGCGGCATTCTCGGCCGCAGGGATTTGCCGGAACACGTTGCCAAAATGGAAGAACACGGCATCGGCAACATCGATTTGGTGTGCGTAAACCTGTATCCGTTTGCCGCCACCATCGCCAAGCCCGACTGCACGCTGGAAGATGCGATTGAAAACATCGACATCGGCGGCCCGACCATGGTGCGTTCTGCGGCGAAAAACTGGAAACATGTTGCGATTGTAACCGATACCGCCGATTTTCCTGCAGTGGCCGCCGAATTGGAAGTAAACGGCGCATTGAGCGACAAAACCCGTTTCAACCTTTCCCGCAAAGCCTTCAGCCACACCGCTCAATACGACGGTATGATTGCCAATTATCTGACTGCGCTGTCGGACGAAAAACTCAGCGGACAGCCTGAAAGCAGCCTGTTCCCAAGCCAATTCAACCAAAGCTGGGTTAAAGTTCAGGATATGCGCTACGGCGAAAATCCGCACCAGCAGGCGGCGTTTTACCGTGATATTGCCCCTGCGGCAGGCAGCCTGAGTGCCTACCGCCAGCTTCAGGGCAAAGAATTGTCGTATAACAACATTGCCGATGCCGACGCTGCTTGGGAAGCGGTCAAAGCATTTGACGAACCCGCCTGCGTGATTGTCAAACACGCCAATCCGTGCGGCGTTGCCGTTGCCGCCGACACGCTCACCGCCTACCGCCTTGCCTACGCCACCGATACCACCAGCGCCTTCGGCGGTATTATTGCGTTTAACCGGGAAGTGGACGGCGAAACAGTCAAACAGATTACCGACAATCAGTTTATGGAAGTATTGATGGCACCGGCATTCACCGCCGAAGCCTTGGAAATCGCCGCCGCCAAGAAAAACGTTCGGGTGTTGGAAGTGCCGTTGAGCGCAGGTGCCAACCGCTTCGAGCTGAAACGTGTCGGCGGCGGCCTTCTGGTGCAAACGCCGGACATCCACCAATTAAGAGCAGCCGATTTGAAAGTGGTCAGCAAACGCCAACCAACCGAACAAGAGCTGAAAGACTTGCTGTTTGTGTGGAATGTGGCCAAATACGTTAAATCCAACGCCATCGTGTTCGGCAAAGGCGGCCAAACCTACGGTATCGGTGCTGGTCAGATGAGCCGTGTCGATTCCACCCGCATTGCCGCCCGCAAAGCCCAAGATGCCGGTTTGGATTTGCACGGCGCATGTGCCGCTTCCGATGCCTTCTTCCCGTTCCGCGACGGCGTGGACGTGATTGCCGAGCAGGGCATTAAAGCGATTATCCAGCCCGGCGGCTCAATGCGGGACGAAGAAGTGTTCGCCGCCGCCGACGAACACGGCATCGCCATGGTGATTACCGGCGTGCGCCATTTCCGCCACTAA
- a CDS encoding NRAMP family divalent metal transporter — protein MNTSSSHTSTWRSRMNALGPGIMMASAAVGGSHLIASTQAGALYGWQLALIIILTNLFKYPFFRFSAHYTLDSGKSLIEGYAEKSRLYLWVFLILCFAAGTINAGAVAIVTAAIVKMALPGLALDTGMVAGLVMLSCLLILVSGQYKALDNVSKIIIVSLTIATVAAAGIAMSRGMQMQPDFIEPSPWNLAGLGFLIALMGWMPAPIEISAINSLWVTAKQKINPSSYRDGIFDFNVGFITSAVLAVVFLALGAYVQYGNGEEVQMAGGKYVGQLINMYAVTIGDWSRPLVAFIAFACMYGTTITVVDGYARAISESVRLARRKQEEVGSKELFAWDIWVAGSGMAIILWFNSAMAELLKFAMITAFLAAPVFAWLNYRLVCDDKKHVLSTGMKALSIIGLIYLIGFSVIFILNYVGILA, from the coding sequence ATGAACACATCTTCTTCACACACTTCAACATGGCGCAGCCGCATGAATGCGCTGGGGCCGGGCATTATGATGGCTTCGGCGGCAGTGGGCGGCTCGCACCTGATTGCGTCCACGCAGGCGGGGGCGCTCTATGGCTGGCAGTTGGCGCTGATTATTATCCTGACCAACCTGTTCAAATATCCGTTTTTCCGTTTCAGCGCACACTATACGCTCGACAGCGGCAAAAGCCTGATTGAAGGCTATGCCGAAAAAAGCCGGCTGTATCTGTGGGTGTTTCTGATTTTATGTTTCGCAGCGGGAACCATTAATGCCGGTGCGGTGGCGATTGTAACGGCGGCGATTGTGAAAATGGCGTTGCCGGGGCTGGCCTTGGACACCGGCATGGTGGCGGGGCTGGTGATGCTTTCCTGCTTGCTGATTTTGGTCAGCGGCCAATATAAGGCTTTGGACAATGTTTCCAAAATCATCATCGTCAGCCTGACGATTGCCACCGTGGCGGCGGCGGGCATTGCCATGTCGCGCGGTATGCAGATGCAGCCCGACTTCATCGAGCCGTCGCCTTGGAATCTGGCAGGCTTGGGCTTTTTGATTGCCCTGATGGGCTGGATGCCGGCACCGATTGAGATTTCCGCCATCAATTCGCTGTGGGTAACGGCAAAACAGAAAATCAACCCGTCCAGCTATCGCGACGGCATTTTCGACTTCAACGTCGGCTTTATTACCAGCGCCGTATTGGCAGTGGTGTTTTTGGCACTCGGTGCGTATGTGCAATACGGCAACGGCGAAGAAGTGCAGATGGCAGGCGGCAAATATGTCGGCCAGCTGATTAATATGTATGCCGTAACCATCGGCGACTGGTCCCGTCCGCTGGTAGCGTTTATCGCCTTTGCCTGCATGTACGGCACCACGATTACCGTGGTGGACGGCTACGCCCGTGCCATTTCGGAATCGGTGCGTCTGGCACGCCGCAAACAGGAAGAAGTCGGCAGCAAAGAGCTGTTTGCATGGGACATCTGGGTAGCCGGCAGCGGCATGGCCATCATTTTGTGGTTTAACAGCGCCATGGCAGAACTGTTGAAATTTGCCATGATTACCGCATTCCTCGCCGCCCCCGTGTTCGCATGGCTGAACTACCGTTTGGTATGCGACGATAAAAAACACGTTTTAAGCACCGGCATGAAAGCCTTGAGCATTATCGGCCTGATTTACTTAATCGGCTTCTCGGTTATTTTTATCCTGAACTACGTCGGCATCTTGGCTTGA
- a CDS encoding extracellular solute-binding protein, translating to MKKSVLAVLAAFSLAACGGSENKAEQPQAGSEPAANVQSDATDTLNIYNWSNYVDESTVEDFKKANNLKLTYDLYENNEALEAKMLTGKSGYDLVVPGIAFLPRQIEAGAYQKVNKDLIPNYKNIDPELLKMLESADPGNQYAVPYFSGVNTLAITAKGKELLGGQLPENGWDLLFKPEYTNKLKSCGIALWDTPSEMFPLLLNYLGKDPKGSNPDDIKAAAEVLKAIRPDVKRFSPSIIDELARGDICLAAGNGGDLNLAKARSEEVKNNVGIEVLTPKGMGFWIESWLIPADAKNVVNAHKYINYTLDPEIAAKNGIAVTFAPASKPAREKMPAELVNTRSIFPTSEDMQNGFVMPQMSSDAKKLTVNLWQKIKVGSN from the coding sequence ATGAAAAAATCTGTATTAGCCGTATTGGCCGCATTTTCACTGGCCGCCTGCGGTGGTAGCGAAAACAAAGCCGAACAACCTCAAGCAGGTAGCGAGCCTGCTGCCAATGTTCAATCAGACGCTACCGACACTTTAAATATCTACAACTGGTCCAACTACGTTGATGAAAGCACGGTTGAAGACTTCAAAAAAGCCAACAACCTCAAGCTGACCTACGACTTGTATGAAAACAACGAAGCTCTGGAAGCCAAAATGCTGACCGGTAAATCCGGCTACGACTTGGTTGTACCGGGCATCGCCTTTTTGCCTCGCCAAATCGAAGCAGGTGCTTACCAAAAAGTCAATAAAGACCTGATTCCGAACTACAAAAACATTGATCCCGAGCTGCTGAAAATGCTGGAAAGCGCCGACCCGGGCAATCAATATGCCGTGCCTTACTTCTCCGGTGTCAATACCTTGGCGATTACCGCCAAAGGCAAAGAGCTGCTGGGCGGCCAGTTGCCTGAAAACGGCTGGGATCTGCTGTTCAAACCGGAATACACCAACAAGCTGAAATCATGCGGCATCGCCTTGTGGGATACGCCGTCTGAAATGTTCCCGCTGCTGCTGAACTACTTAGGCAAAGACCCTAAAGGCAGCAACCCTGACGACATCAAAGCCGCAGCCGAAGTCTTGAAAGCCATCCGCCCTGACGTGAAACGCTTCAGCCCGTCTATCATTGACGAGTTGGCACGCGGCGACATCTGCTTGGCGGCCGGTAACGGCGGCGACCTGAACTTGGCCAAAGCCCGTTCGGAAGAAGTGAAAAACAACGTCGGCATCGAAGTACTGACCCCGAAAGGCATGGGCTTCTGGATTGAATCTTGGCTGATTCCTGCCGATGCGAAAAACGTTGTCAATGCCCACAAATACATCAACTACACGCTGGATCCGGAAATCGCTGCGAAAAACGGTATCGCCGTAACCTTCGCCCCTGCCAGCAAACCGGCACGCGAAAAAATGCCTGCCGAACTGGTCAATACCCGTTCCATCTTCCCGACTTCGGAAGATATGCAAAACGGTTTCGTAATGCCGCAAATGAGCAGCGATGCGAAAAAACTGACCGTCAATCTGTGGCAAAAAATCAAAGTCGGCTCAAACTGA
- the rpsT gene encoding 30S ribosomal protein S20: MANSAQARKRARQSVKQRAHNASLRTAFRTAVKKVLKAVEAGDKAAAQAVYQESVKVIDRIADKGVYHKNKAARHKSRLSAKVKALA; this comes from the coding sequence ATGGCAAACAGCGCACAAGCCCGCAAACGTGCCCGCCAGTCGGTTAAACAACGTGCCCACAACGCCAGCCTGCGTACCGCTTTCCGTACTGCAGTTAAAAAAGTGTTGAAAGCAGTTGAAGCCGGCGACAAAGCTGCTGCTCAAGCAGTTTACCAAGAATCTGTTAAAGTCATCGACCGTATCGCCGACAAAGGCGTTTACCACAAAAACAAAGCAGCTCGTCATAAGAGCCGTTTGTCTGCCAAAGTAAAAGCCTTGGCTTAA
- a CDS encoding phospholipase A — translation MNRLKHYLPAGALLLTAVSAAWGEAPALACTSITDNTLRLACYDKIYAAQLPPKSPLTESPDVAPKTPVDLEKTVDASLEGKSATIVFDQNQPIFSQQDLIEAADAYTPLSELYDLDANNASGLLSVREHNPMYLLPVWYHSSPNYTPESPSRGVTAAERFKTQKRLETKMQISFKSKIMEDLFKTRADLWFGYTQKSDWQIYNQGRKSAPFRNTDYEPEIFLTQPVKADLPFGGKLRMVGAGFVHQSNGQSRPESRSWNRIYAMAGMEWGKLTVLPRVWMRTDPNGNDDDNPDINQYMGYGDVKLHYRLNNQRSVYSVLRYNPKTGYGAVEAAYTFPIKGKLKGVVRGFHGYGESLIDYNHKQNGLGFGLMFNGGDGL, via the coding sequence ATGAACAGGCTGAAACATTATCTGCCTGCCGGTGCATTATTGCTGACGGCGGTATCGGCGGCGTGGGGCGAAGCGCCGGCACTGGCGTGTACTTCGATTACCGACAATACCCTGCGTTTGGCGTGTTACGACAAAATCTACGCTGCCCAATTACCGCCGAAATCGCCGCTTACCGAATCCCCCGATGTTGCCCCAAAAACGCCGGTGGATTTGGAAAAAACGGTCGATGCCAGTTTGGAGGGCAAATCGGCAACCATTGTATTCGACCAAAATCAGCCGATTTTTTCGCAACAGGATTTAATCGAGGCGGCGGATGCTTACACGCCTTTGAGCGAACTGTATGATTTGGATGCCAATAATGCCTCCGGCCTGCTCAGTGTACGGGAACACAACCCGATGTATCTGCTGCCGGTTTGGTATCATTCCAGCCCGAACTATACGCCCGAATCACCTTCGCGCGGCGTTACCGCTGCCGAGCGGTTCAAAACCCAAAAACGGCTGGAAACCAAAATGCAGATTTCTTTCAAAAGCAAGATTATGGAAGATCTGTTCAAAACCCGTGCCGATTTGTGGTTCGGCTACACGCAGAAATCCGACTGGCAAATTTACAACCAAGGCCGCAAGTCTGCGCCGTTTCGCAATACCGATTACGAGCCGGAAATTTTCCTGACCCAGCCGGTGAAAGCCGATTTGCCGTTTGGCGGTAAATTGAGAATGGTCGGTGCCGGTTTTGTCCACCAGTCCAACGGCCAGAGCCGCCCTGAATCCCGTTCGTGGAATAGAATTTACGCCATGGCGGGCATGGAATGGGGTAAATTGACCGTGTTGCCGAGAGTATGGATGCGCACCGACCCCAACGGCAATGACGACGACAATCCCGACATCAACCAATATATGGGTTACGGCGATGTGAAACTGCATTACCGCCTGAACAATCAGCGCAGCGTGTATTCGGTGTTGCGTTATAATCCGAAAACAGGGTATGGGGCGGTGGAAGCGGCCTATACTTTTCCGATTAAAGGTAAACTCAAAGGCGTGGTACGGGGTTTCCACGGCTATGGCGAGAGCCTGATCGACTATAACCACAAACAAAACGGTCTGGGCTTCGGTTTGATGTTTAACGGGGGCGACGGTCTGTAA
- a CDS encoding DUF502 domain-containing protein: protein MAEKKADSGKVANALKKYLITGVLVWLPIVVTIWVITYIVSASDQLINLLPQQWQPKQVFGFNLPGLGVIVAVVVLFVTGLFAANVLGKRIISLWDSVLGRIPVVKSIYSSVKKVSESLLSDSSRSFKTPVLVPFPQPDIWTVAFVSGNIPTEVAAALPESEYVSVYVPTTPNPTGGYYIMVKKSDVRPLDMSVDEALKYVISLGMVQPDQQTALLAKPAATESETE from the coding sequence ATGGCTGAAAAAAAGGCTGACAGCGGAAAAGTAGCGAACGCATTGAAAAAATATCTGATTACCGGCGTGTTGGTGTGGCTGCCGATTGTGGTTACGATTTGGGTGATAACCTATATTGTATCGGCTTCCGACCAACTGATTAACCTGTTGCCGCAGCAATGGCAACCGAAACAGGTTTTCGGCTTCAATCTGCCTGGTTTGGGCGTGATTGTGGCGGTGGTGGTTTTGTTTGTAACCGGCCTGTTTGCCGCCAATGTGCTGGGTAAACGCATTATTTCGTTGTGGGACAGCGTGTTGGGGCGGATTCCGGTTGTCAAATCAATTTATTCTAGCGTCAAAAAAGTTTCCGAATCGCTGCTTTCCGACAGCAGCCGTTCGTTTAAAACCCCGGTGTTGGTGCCGTTTCCGCAGCCCGATATTTGGACGGTTGCCTTTGTGTCCGGCAATATTCCGACCGAAGTTGCCGCTGCGCTGCCCGAAAGCGAATATGTTTCCGTGTATGTACCGACCACGCCCAATCCGACCGGCGGTTATTACATCATGGTGAAAAAAAGCGATGTCCGCCCGCTCGATATGAGTGTGGATGAAGCCCTGAAATATGTGATTTCGCTGGGCATGGTGCAACCGGATCAGCAAACCGCTCTGCTTGCCAAACCTGCAGCAACCGAAAGCGAAACCGAATAA
- the aspS gene encoding aspartate--tRNA ligase: MRTNYCGLISEQYLDQTVTVKGWVHRRRDHGGVIFIDLRDREGIVQVVIDPDTKEAFETADSVRNEYVLSITGRVRNRPEGTTNDKMVSGKIEILAKEIEVLNAAATPPFQIDDENISENVRLTNRVIDLRRPVMQHNLKLRYQVAMGVRRYLDEQGFIDIETPMLTRSTPEGARDYLVPSRVHPGEFFALPQSPQLFKQLLMVAGFDRYYQITKCFRDEDLRADRQPEFTQIDLETSFLNEDEIMDITEGMAKKVFKDAIGVELGDFPRMPFSEAMFYYGSDKPDLRISLKFVELTDLMKTEEFKVFRGAADMKGGRVVALRVPNGAKLSRKEIDEYTKFVGIYGAKGLAYIKVNDVSNLSNGEDSGLQSPIVKFLSEAALKEIIERTQAQNGDIIFFGADKAKIVNEAIGALRIKVGLEHGAENGYFADEWKPLWVVDFPMFEYDDEADRYTAVHHPFTAPKAGHEDLMESEPENCLARAYDMVLNGWEIGGGSIRIHRADVQEKVFSALKISPEEQQEKFGFLLDNLKFGAPPHGGLAFGLDRLVTLMAGAESIRDVIAFPKTQRAQCLLTNAPNAVDEKQLRELSLRLRQKAAENKEA, from the coding sequence ATGCGTACCAATTATTGCGGCTTGATCAGCGAGCAATATTTAGACCAAACCGTAACCGTAAAAGGTTGGGTACACCGCCGCCGCGACCACGGCGGGGTGATTTTTATCGACTTGCGCGACCGTGAAGGCATCGTACAGGTGGTGATCGACCCTGATACCAAAGAAGCATTTGAAACCGCCGATTCCGTGCGCAACGAATACGTTTTGAGCATTACCGGCCGGGTGCGCAACCGTCCCGAAGGCACGACCAATGACAAAATGGTTTCCGGCAAAATCGAAATTCTGGCCAAAGAAATCGAAGTATTGAATGCCGCTGCAACGCCGCCGTTCCAAATCGACGATGAAAACATCAGCGAAAACGTGCGCCTGACCAACCGTGTGATTGACCTGCGCCGTCCGGTGATGCAGCACAATCTGAAACTGCGTTACCAAGTTGCCATGGGCGTACGCCGCTATCTGGACGAACAGGGCTTTATCGACATCGAAACCCCGATGCTGACCCGTTCCACCCCCGAAGGCGCACGGGATTATCTGGTGCCGAGCCGTGTCCACCCCGGCGAATTTTTCGCCTTGCCGCAATCGCCGCAGCTGTTCAAACAACTGCTGATGGTGGCCGGTTTCGACCGCTATTACCAAATCACCAAATGCTTCCGTGACGAAGATTTGCGTGCCGACCGTCAGCCCGAATTTACCCAAATCGACTTGGAAACCTCGTTTTTGAACGAGGACGAAATTATGGACATCACCGAAGGCATGGCGAAAAAAGTCTTTAAAGATGCCATCGGTGTCGAATTGGGCGATTTCCCGCGTATGCCGTTTTCCGAAGCCATGTTCTATTACGGTTCGGACAAACCCGATTTGCGTATCAGCCTGAAATTTGTCGAGCTGACCGACTTGATGAAAACCGAAGAATTTAAAGTTTTCCGTGGTGCAGCCGATATGAAAGGCGGCCGTGTGGTGGCGCTGCGTGTGCCGAACGGTGCCAAACTCAGCCGCAAAGAAATCGACGAATACACCAAATTTGTCGGCATTTACGGTGCAAAAGGTCTGGCATATATCAAAGTCAATGATGTAAGCAACCTGAGCAACGGCGAAGACAGCGGCTTGCAAAGCCCGATTGTCAAATTCCTGTCTGAAGCGGCCTTGAAAGAAATCATCGAGCGCACTCAGGCGCAAAACGGCGACATCATCTTCTTCGGTGCCGACAAAGCCAAAATCGTTAACGAAGCCATCGGCGCATTGCGCATTAAAGTCGGCTTGGAACACGGCGCAGAAAACGGCTATTTTGCCGATGAATGGAAACCTTTGTGGGTGGTCGATTTCCCAATGTTCGAATACGACGACGAGGCCGACCGCTATACCGCCGTCCACCACCCGTTTACCGCCCCGAAAGCCGGCCACGAAGATTTGATGGAAAGCGAACCGGAAAACTGCTTGGCACGAGCCTACGATATGGTATTGAACGGCTGGGAAATCGGCGGCGGTTCAATCCGTATCCACCGTGCCGACGTTCAGGAAAAAGTATTCTCCGCCCTGAAAATCAGCCCGGAAGAGCAGCAGGAAAAATTCGGCTTCCTGTTGGACAACCTGAAATTCGGCGCACCGCCGCATGGCGGTTTGGCTTTCGGCTTAGACCGTTTGGTAACGCTGATGGCGGGTGCGGAATCCATCCGTGATGTGATTGCCTTCCCGAAAACCCAGCGTGCGCAATGTCTGCTGACCAACGCACCGAATGCGGTTGATGAAAAACAACTGCGCGAACTGAGCCTGCGCCTGCGTCAGAAAGCTGCGGAAAACAAAGAAGCGTAA
- the lpxH gene encoding UDP-2,3-diacylglucosamine diphosphatase produces the protein MPIYFIADLHLSEGRPDLLALFLQFLQGRALRSEAVYILGDLFDFWIGDDEHSELIDTVAQALRQVSSSGVRCYFVHGNRDFLIGRKFAEKCGMTLLPEYHTLDLFGTKALICHGDTLCIDDIRYQQFRRKVHQKWRQRLFLCLPLSWRLHIARKIRSVSKQDKQHKSAEIMDVNPEFTAATVRQYGVPLLIHGHTHREAVHRENGWTRIVLGDWKSDYASILKYDKNGFEFVGR, from the coding sequence ATGCCGATTTATTTTATTGCCGATTTACATTTGAGCGAAGGGCGGCCGGATTTGCTGGCGCTGTTTCTGCAGTTTCTGCAGGGGCGGGCGTTGCGCTCGGAGGCGGTGTATATTCTGGGCGATTTGTTTGATTTTTGGATTGGCGATGACGAGCATTCCGAACTCATCGATACCGTGGCGCAGGCGTTGCGGCAGGTCAGCAGCAGCGGCGTGCGCTGTTATTTCGTCCACGGCAATCGGGATTTTTTAATCGGGCGCAAGTTTGCCGAAAAATGCGGCATGACGCTGTTGCCGGAATATCATACGCTCGACCTGTTCGGCACTAAGGCGCTGATTTGCCACGGCGATACGTTGTGCATTGACGATATACGCTATCAGCAGTTCCGCCGCAAAGTCCATCAAAAATGGCGGCAGCGGCTGTTTTTGTGCTTGCCTTTATCATGGCGGCTGCACATCGCCCGCAAAATCCGCAGTGTGAGCAAACAGGACAAACAGCACAAATCCGCCGAAATTATGGATGTGAACCCCGAATTTACCGCCGCCACCGTGCGGCAATACGGCGTGCCGCTACTGATTCACGGCCACACCCATCGCGAGGCGGTTCATCGTGAAAACGGTTGGACGAGAATTGTGCTGGGCGATTGGAAAAGCGATTACGCTTCGATTTTGAAATATGATAAAAACGGTTTTGAATTTGTCGGCCGATAA